A window of Asterias amurensis chromosome 10, ASM3211899v1 genomic DNA:
GAGGGCGAGATTTCGGGTCTCCGTTTCTGGGGGCAGGATTAAAAAACGGTTATTAAGTATCTTTTTCAAATTACAACCAATGGTGTTTTGATGTAGTAATGTATGTGAtaacaaaattgataaaaacatgttgTTGTGTGAGCGTTGCCAAAAGAGGCCACTGTTGTTTACAAAACTAATGACTGTAATGACATACTAGAGTGTTCGCAGACAAGATTTGTGTAGCTTTTTTTCTCGGGGCAGATTAGAAAACGATTATGcactttttttatattacaGCCCACAATGATTTGATGTAGAAATGTATTTGGTAAACAAAGTTGTTTCAACAATTGTAAATGTGTGTGTTGCCAAACGAGGTAAAtgttatagatgttaaatttgcatcggggataaagaatattaatttagtttttacccatacaccgatgtgtgttagcactgtatactcagtactttcccgagtcccgtgaaaaAAAGtaccacaggcatgttactcgggtgggattcgaacccacgacccttgcaattctagagcagtgtcataccaactagactataccgaggttgcccggcagctagaggtaAATGTTGCTtagaaaacagtttttttttacgtttcCACCAAAGTGTTCACGGGCGAGAATTTTTTTCTTGGGGCAGGGATAACAGTGAACGATTATAAATTATGCACTTTTTCATGTTTCAGTCAACAATGATTGCATGTAGTAATGTATTTGATAAACAATCGGTATCAAAAATTGGGTATTTGATTTGCAAAACGACATCACAATTGTTTAACAATTAAACGAAGGACCTTAGTGGAGTGTGCACGGACGAGATTTTGGTTGTTAATTCCTGAGGCACGATTAAGGAACGATTACACAATTTGACTTTTTCGTATAACAGCCCAAAAATATTTGATGTTTCGAAATGTTTTTGATAAACAACGTGGTTTCcaaaactgtaaacaaaaatgtgtgcgtTGCCAAAAGGAGGTCAATGTTGTTTATTAAACAAGTGACCTTTTACGTGCACATTCCAGAGTATTCATGGACGAGATTTTCCTGTATTGAAAACCAATTTTTCAGAATTGACTTGTATTTCCATTGTTAGTTACTACAAAGACCTCCATAAAAAAGTGTGTTTACCCTACACTGGTGTGTGTTAAGCACTTGGGAtaatccattttgttttgtgtacattCCGACCACTGTGCCAGGTGCTGTGAAGAAACCACCGTGAAATCTAATTGGAGTGCAGGAATCGACTGAAATTCAATGCGCTATTTCTCTGTTATGATGCTTTAAATTAATTGTATTTCCTTCAAAAGGGGGTATACATTCCACCTctgtgaccccggttcgaatcctgctgTGGGCACTGTgcggattgggtttttcagtcacTATAACTTGACTTCGTGGGTTTCCCTAgaacaattctctggggttttcctcccacttctACAACTGAAAACTTCTTCATCGTCGTCTCACCTTGTCTAGATACTGAAAGGCTTTGACAGGAATAATCAAGAAGATTAAATGTCCTTGGATCATAGAAATACTATGAATATCATCTTCTTAAAAAAGGGggtgaaaacaacaaatttgttcTTGAAATAATTGGTCTAGGCTTAGGGTGAGAGCATTCTCGGCAATCATGGTGAAATTCACAAAACGGTATGGTCTTGAGACTCTTTTATCAAGACGGTTTGAGGGAGTTACAATTCTCTAAAGTATGGAGAAAGACAAAATAGCTCCCTGAATTTCAGCTTAAACCTGCAATTCACTGAGATTTCGCATGTTTCACAGCAAATAGTTCCgtagtaataaaaaaaattctaattaGTGACAAGCCAGATGGGATCATCAGCAGCTGAATATGTAAATTTTGagttaaaatttgaatttatgaataattaaatGTATAAGTTATACTGCCATAATTATTTATCAAATGACTGTCCGACCGCATGCTTACTGTGCTGTGTTGTCATATATATTATTAGCCTTCGAaagagactctgctagggtcgaaaagtCTGCTGGTCTACTACTTGGCATAATATACTGTAAGCAGGGTATTTTGCTGGTGAccttttttcactcttttgttcGAGTGGTATACAGTTTCGCTCTTTTAGGAGTGAAAGTCAATCGGTTTTTGACTCATTTTGAGTGAAATTGAAATGTACTTCATTCtcaatcgagttgaaagtacccgtctttcactctaaatAAAGTTGTCCGCCATGTGGATCTTTGCAAGACTGGTATTGTGTACCAAAACACgggtttttcactcttttacaaaTAATATGTCTGGTGGTTTTACTTAAATAGCCTGTCGATTTCCCCTCATGTTTCGGACTGACTGCGTCCACGCAGTGCCTATATATATTATCACACACTGGTCGACTACATTGTTAATGACCATCAACGAATGGATTgtaatatcattattattacaaGAGATTATCATTTCCATAGCAACACTTTTAATACATGTCATGCTTTGATGACATCGGAACAACACTGTAGTATTGACTCATTCTGTTGTTTTGAGGGTActcatgttttttaaaagaGTGTGTATTTTGTAGATGAAACAAGAAAACCCTTTTGGGCCTAGTATAGTTGCAAACTCAGGGAATAACAATGATTAAAAGTGATTATACGGTTTGTTTTAacaagggaataaaagtgtagttactcgttctttcacggccgtttagaaCCGGCAAGGTCGTtcccgtgtgataaaggcccgagccgagagaatagttataaaaaaaattacaaattttgcattgcatcgatgccaaaacaaaaaagaataaaacgctcactgagcgacaTACTCCAATacgaaattatattatttatttctctcatcaaatatgaaatttcaggcagaaatatttcaagagatattttctactgtcatcatcTTTAGACCGTATaagttgtatgtaaatctgtgatcttcaagaTTGTTGTTTCTACCAATCCTGTAACGTTCCTTGAACTTGTTTTGACATTGTTACTAatttacttgtttttctttatgtGTTCATGTTCCACATGGAATCGTAAACATGCAGTAGCCACCAACCCGAACTGAAACACTTGGGTTAAATTTGACACTATGGCTGTTgccatatatattttattttctatttttattttattttaaatctttagacatgcacaatagttacaagttgtacaggggctgtccaagttaaaacaaaagtataaaaactgtgtaAAACCaaacccctgccaacgataaagaTACTAGGGAATCAAAATTATCGTGGTGATAAAATAACACAAGAATTTTTTTAGTTaaatttgttatattattttgaATCTATAAACTTGAAAACACCAACGTTGTTATTGTTTACATCCTTGTTTTTACATTGAGTATTTCCTCTTCCCATTTTCAACAGCCCGTGGTATTTCGGCAAGGTGTCTGAAGAGGACGCACGTAAGGGACTGGCAGACGCGATGACTGGCACGTACCTGGTTCGAGATAGCTCATCTAGAGGAAGCTATGTACTCTCAGTCAAGTAAGTAGTATACTATGAAGCCCTATTGGTGCCAATTGACAAGTGCATTATATGTTTCACTGAATGAGATGTATTTTACAGcaccgccacttattatcttgcggccgccgcttatatcttgcggccgccacttagacCATAATGCAGACCACTGTTTGCGAACAGCGGATCAACCTATATCGCATCTTGTCTTCTGGAATCCTCCTGGCGGACATCCAAATCGCGGAGAAAAAATGAGCTTCACTAAACACCAGATACAAATCTCAATCCAAACGAGACTCAACTATTCATGAGGGACCaagcaacctggcaccacttcatctaccctttgcaaaatacaaATTGCCTTGCCCctctaaaggccggtttatagtcggtcgcgcgatggtcgcgcgatggaaatcttgcgcgcaatcctaagactgaggcctaaaaaccgcgtctttttatgattgcgcgtcaagatttccgacgcccgaccatcgcgcgaccgactataactcggccttaagAGATGACACTCCATGCCTGATATCTCAACCATAGATTAAAGCAAACATTTGGTTTCAACAACCAAACGTATACAATCTCTTAAAGCACATTTCTTTAATTGTCATGGCATTTTGTCGTatccccaacccccaaccccttTCTCCACAGTGATAACGGCGTAATCACCAACTACGACATCCGCAAGACAGGTCAGACGCTGAAGATTAAAGACCGAAACTTCGCTGACCTGGACGCCCTCATTGGCTACTATCAGAAATACCCGCTGGATACCGTCTGGCTCGAAACGCCGGTAAGTACGCTCAAGAAGTAGACTGGTACCATGTCTGTATCCGCAAGGATAAGGATGAAGACATATTTATAGACATGATGATTTAATTTGTTCAAATGATTTCGAATAATTAAATGTTCCCTTTATCGTATCTTTTTTTAATCATAGTGCACCAAGGAAGGCTTACCATCCCCGCCCATCTCACCATCTTGGCATAAGTAGCGACCGCACCCATACCATCGGAGACGAAATCACACCGATAAATAATGTTTCGAGACGTCTGGGAACCGACTATTTTCGGTTTCAAACTTTGTTTTGAggttggggaaaaaaattactcgagtgggacTTCAACCAACGACTTTCAGAATAACGTGCCAGCACTTTATCCAACTGAGCCAACTAGtcatatctttgttcgggtgccagtcagaagccatacaacctttaactgccgtgtagccgcAGGGaccacacccaaattacgatacaacctgggaagcggcagccaggggatcacctcaaGAAGATgcgattttttttgtttcagattttgaaCTTTGTGAGTTTGTTGTCTTTCTTTTGACAACACATAGTTAGTGTTCATCGTGCCTGCGATCTAACAAGAAAGGCATTATTATGCATTTTGTCAAAGTGTAgcaattttggttttgtttgtattttttaacatcCAATTTAGTGGGGGCAAAGTCTTTCTTTGATGGTTTTTATGTACTCGATTAGAATTCTTCATACGGGgaataatgtttgttttcacTTCGTTAAGACCACCCAAAAACTGATTCAGTCTTGCAACCGAGTCTTTTTAAATGTGAGACGATTTTGAGCTTGTGAGGGCGAACCCTTCGATTGTTATCTTTAATTTCGATTAGTATAATTCTTCCGTTGAGGATGTTTTCACTTTATTAAGACCACCTAAAAACTAATTCAGTCTTGCAACCGAATCTCTCCAAATGTgacgattttgtttttgtgaatgTGTTCAACCTTCTTTTTTAACATTAGTATGAACAAAGTATGTAGATTTATATTCATTTATACGATTCACCGTGCCTGCGATATAACAAGACAGGAAATTAttgtataatattattaaattgtCCTAAAATAGCAACTTTGgtttttgttggtgtttttccAATTCAATTTAGTGAAAGCGAAGTCAATGATGGTTTATCTGTAaataattttaagtaattataattatttagtcGAGGAATATTTTTTGGAAGCTTTGCTTGCACTTTCAATAAAACTCCAGGGTCTTTGGAAGTCAGTGAGGACGCTGTTTTGGGCTCGTTGTATAAAGGGTTAATTGAATTCGCATTCAAATGATCCGTGTATAATTGACATAGGAGTCAATTTCGcaaagaacttaggactagttctaacttaaGAACAGTGCTAGGAGATCTTAAAAACGTAATACTAGTTCTAAATTAGGATgtggtaactcgtcctaacttgagatactTGTCTTTAACACTTAAATCTGACACTGTAACAACCGTGGCTGCTTACTATCAAGTTATAgggttggttgattgattgattgattgatattttgttatgtttgtGTAGATAGTTGTGTCCTTAGATTGATTAATCTATGAATTGTTAttcctattaaaaaaaaactttccgaTTAAAGTGAAAAGTTTCCAAGCACTATATTTGGAGTTCTTATACCTAATACGACACCATTAATTAATAACAGACATACACAAGTACGGGTTTGTGTTGGTGTATTTGTGGCACAAGCGGCTGTCTGTCTTAAACCAGCCCTGCCATAAGTTTCTAAAAGCATAATATTTGGAAATTGCCAGATACTACAGATCGAAACACTGAGTCATtgaccactggttcttttcagaagcaCAAATACACGCAGCAGATATTCACTTGGTGCGACTGCAAACCACTCATACACTTCCATCTGATGCAAAGTAATTGGGACAAAGGGCGAAGGATGGAGCAAGGATGGACGGTGACTCGGGGTTTGTTTACGGTTACCAGCGGGGTAACAACTGACCGGACGGTGGCATCAACCTCTTTTCGGAAGACAATGGTTGTATTACGCCAGTGCGTTTACTGCTCTAGAAACTGAACATCCGCATTGAATTTCCTGCTAACAGTTTATTGTACAGCTCCTCGCCCACACACTACTGTCATACCAAAGAACCTACAAACCAATAAACCCCTTTATAGCTAGCTCATTAACCATTGTGAGGAACAAACCATCGGATGGATGTGTCACTGTCTATTCACTTTAAACACAATTGCTGGAAGAAAcctagtcttgaaatcaagtcggtaactGTTGTGCATGCAGTCTTGAGACTGCTTGGAGCTACTCATAGGCATTACTGACAGACAAATAAACACTGACTAaagacttgtcatcaagtctagaaGAAGCCCTGCCGCCTGAAGACCGCTACCATTAGGTCAATGAGCTCACTCATATTCAGACTGCTGACGGAGTACTCTACCTAAACACAACTTCGGCTGATTTCATTTCATGTAGAATTGTCTCAACTGATTTTGAACTTAGGACAAGTTTACCCTTTTACTTTCTGGAGATTTGAAACAGCTAGACTCTTGCTGTTAAAGATGAGGTTTCTATTGCAAGTTGGTTTGGTTTTATTTGGTACGTTTTTGACGTTCGCTAATGGCCGGCCTGATTTGAAGGGGGACAAGGAGACCGATCTTATCTGGCATCTCCTTAAACCAAGACGTGGTGACATAGGTATGTATTCAACTAAAAGTGCTATTTACACGACATCAATTCAAATGCGtcccttgtttaattttagcatggttgtaaaatgtgagcCAAAGATTCTAAGAGAAGCAAACTCTGTAAGTGACAAAGAAAGAATTCGGAGGGAAGACAAAAAAgcaattttcaattttaaatatGGGAGTGAAAAACCCCGAGAGATATTCCAGGGAACCAACataattcatttattcattctgGTTGTGTGCCAAATATTTTAAGAAAGAAACGACCTATGTACTAGCCAAGAGCCAGAAACCCTTcggagagaagacaaagaagcaagtttcagttttatatgttggaaaaaaaataccggAGAACTAAATTCTATAAAGGGTCGAGAGTGACCCGGGTATGAAGTGATCATGGCATACGAACGAAGTGACCACGCTAGCAACGTGATCAGGGTACGAGAGATCAGGGtacaaattcatagagctgcttaagcaaaaaatttgcttaagcacgaaaacagcttgcttattttacacatgttactggccaaaatgtcatgccatgtacattgcttttgACTAATGTTTAACTGTTGTTtatttagcataacaattgcgTGGAGTCGttgccggtaatctgattttacaaatcAAGGattcttttgcttaagcaaacatttttgcttaagcagctctatgaaattgggcccagggtacAAATTGCAGAGGTACGAAGTGGTATGAAACGTAGTGATTGACTGTCCAGTGATGTTTTTGCATGTCTGTGCCAGCAAATACTTTTGATCTATTTGGATAATGATATCAATGATAATCAGTACAAGTGACCTAAATAAACTTcaaacaaaagttattttataatattgaTACAGCAAAACAAACGAGTGTCCGACCACGGCTAGGACCATATCTTAAAATGCCTGTCCGAGCAAATAGTTTGACATATGATTGGGATAATCAATCATTCCTGGCTGTGACCTGTAACTATTTATACCCTTTAAGCCAAAGTGGTTTCATATTGATGCTGGCAAACAAATATGAACGAACTTGCACTGAACTTTTTTGAAGGCAGTGTACTTTTGGTAAAAGACCAGTACCTTCGCTTGGTGAATCgccaatatgcataaaataacaaaacagtgaaatttttggctaatttggtcatcaaaggttttttcattcattcattttgttttactacacacaaaaaacaagtgGTAAATTTTCCgttgcaagaaaacattgaaaataaaagTCCTACTCGCTATAGCATATTCTGAATTCTATGGCCGAGAAGGCTTCCAGGCATAAATTATTATAGTTTGTGAAAAGTAACCCCTTTCcctaaactacattacttcagtcgtttctaacaatattttataaaatCAACAGCTCATCAGTGATGATGAACATTTCCAGTACACCATGTGTTCCAATTATGGCGCAGGAACAAAACCACTGCTTATACATATAAGACAACAAAACGTTCGAAAGATACGGTTCCGAAAAATATATGTTTTAAGGTGTGCTTTGATTTGGAACAAGGATTTTTACcatcttctatatcttatctccaccatgcaaagtttcaaatcctacccatcttgtatttgtattctgttgtgtttttgttttttgtttttttgtacggCGCACGGGGCCATGTTTAATCACTGTGTGTGTTGTGCTATATTAACAATGTTTAATCACTATTTAGTAAGTTGTTATGGTCATTATTATTTAGAGTCGTGACCAAATGTGCACACTCCCTTTAACAGTTATTTATTCACCAAATCTGATTAATAGATTTGTCTCGGCCGGGAACTTGTCCTGCAGACGTGGATGTAACTGGTTGGAGCTCTTCCGCGTGTACGCTGCAATGTCTGTTCGATCTGGAGTGCCAGGGTTCAGAGCGATGCTGCCCCGACGATTGTGGTGGTACATTTTGCGTAGCTACTGACGAGCAAAAAGGTAGGTGGCCTTTTGGACGTGGAAATCTCTAAGTCAATAATTTTATAGCCCACTTTAAAGATAACAAATAATGGGCAAATACTGGACAAACAATTGCTACAAAATTGACTTTGATTGAATTAAGCTTCGAAACAGGACAGTGAAAATTGCAAAGAAATAAATAAGCTTAAATGAGTCAAATGACCTAATATGCGTACGTCATCCCGCCATCGTCGAATAGAAAACAATGTAAAGTGTACTAATGAACGCGAAGGTGCACATCCACGAGGGATGGGTCCTTGAGCACGGTTTTCAGCATGGTTTATAGAATCCATGTTATTTTAACTCATATACTGTGATTTATTTTGTCTACTGCGGAAGTTCACTACCACTAGTTAACTTCCTGCCATTGTTATTGCATTCAAGTGCGCTTCAGCTTAGAATAACTCCAGGATGCTGTCTacgaaattaattttttttttagtatgcCACCGAGAAGTTATCATTTCAGTAAACTGTGCAAGCGCTTGATCTATCTAGCCTCACATAGGACGACTCCTCTAAACGCTGTAAACAAATCAAGTCCCTGTAGTATGTTTTAGGAAAGTGGAAGACTTGTGCGGGCTCAAACTTAAATATTTTTGGAACACTTGGTGAACATTTCGTATAGGTTGAAGTTATAACTCTagttaaagctattggacactttcggtacagaaacaaaattaaaagttcacagatttacaaataacttacagggtttacagaaggtaatggtgaaagacttctcttgaaatattattccatgaaatgctttactttttgagaaaacattaaaacagtatcaactctcgatatcgacaattacggatttatttttaacacacatgtcatgacacggcgaaacgtgcggaaacaagggtgggttttcccgttattttctcccaactccgatgaccgattgagcctaaattttcacaggtttgttattttatatagaagttgtgatacacgaagtgtgggcctttggacaatctCTACCGATGTTAtgcgattgctttaaatctcttttttctttttttttttttcttttttttttttacgttggctctgaaaagagtcggtgtgggcctcgacgtttcgaacagtaaacTCTGCTCATCTACAGGACAATGGTTGTAGGACTATATTTGTACCCAAAATGTTACTAcccatgttgttgttttttattcacaccatgcatgcaaagcttcaaacctCACTTTCGTATAggtttttgttaataattaataataatcagtcattcaaaataaacacaaagtgCGGCTGCTGGTCTTTGATAATGCCAATGGTGTCCATGTGCATGAAAACAATGCTCTAAACTTGTACAAGTCTTATGCCTGtgtaatttggtttgcggtctAACATCATGTTTATAGTATTTACTTGCTGTGTAagttatgttcttttgagaacttgtcttgctttattctacaaCCATTGATACATCACCATGCCTTGCTCAAATCCAATATTCGTTTTATTCCATTCAATTTTTCAGTAACTAGCACTGTAGCAACCACATTGAAACCACAAGCCGGGAAAACACCAGAATACCTGCTTCCAGACCGGACAACCTCTGTCGGTAAGG
This region includes:
- the LOC139943047 gene encoding crk-like protein, which produces MSTTKTVPPWYFGKVSEEDARKGLADAMTGTYLVRDSSSRGSYVLSVNDNGVITNYDIRKTGQTLKIKDRNFADLDALIGYYQKYPLDTVWLETPCTKEGLPSPPISPSWHK